DNA from Candidatus Poribacteria bacterium:
ATATCTTTTTCTGTTGTCTGTTATAAGAATCTCACAAAGGTCGTCGGATGTCCTGTTAACACACCGTCACTTCTCCAAAACAATCCTAACCTCTGTATCCACGCCGTGCTCACCAAAATTTACTTCAGCAGAAATCGGACCGAGAGACTCTAACGGAAACAGGTTCTCTGTGATATGCTGCGTTACTGTGGCATCTAATTTCTGCCCTGAAAGAGCGGCAAGCGTTGTTGCGATAGGAAGGAAGCGTTTCAATTCTGGCACAAGCAGATCTGGTTGAATGAATATCTGAAAACCACTCGTATCTGCGTTGAATGTTCGGTCGTTCAAAGCGGGTGTGTTACCCATAGTCGTATCAATCACAGATTTTAACCCAGCAAGCGTTGTACTGAAGACGAAATAATCATCGACGATTGCATAGCCACCTGTAATCGCCAATAGAAAATTGAGGCGGAGTTGCACGGGTTGCAGTGCAATACCTTTGTAATCCTGCGGTTCAAGGAATTCAAGCGGTTTACCTACAACAGAAATCTTTCCGTCCCTCACGATGCCCAAAACAGCGTTTAATGCGTCGGGAGCCTTGGCATGAGCAGCCAAAATCAATGAAGGCATTACCGATGCCTGACTGGCTTCAGGGGCAATTAACAGGACGGTTAAGTCGGTGCCCAAAACTTGGGAAAGATCTACATCACCAAAGAACTCCTTCATCTGATTTGGAATGGGAAGTGTCGTAGCAAAGGCGGTTCGCTCTGGAAACGTAAGGAATGGTTTCGTGTTTTCTCTAACTGGAGCGGAGCGAGGGTTAGTATTTACTTCCGTGCGGAGCCGATGCCGTGAAACAATCACGCCATCTTCATATCGGTTGCGGAACGTCCAGAACTGCATATCCCCAAGCAATCCATAAATTTGCTTAACCAACGCGTGAACACCCACATTCTCTAACAGATTTCCCAACCTTTGCCCCTCTACATACCCAGTACTTTTGTCCTGAAGATAACCTTCCTGTATATCCGCTGCCATTGGGTGTTCGGCGAGAAATCCTTGCTTCTCTGGTGCAGTTTTTCCGCTGGAAAGACCGGTATAGATGTCAAGCGTCTCTACCAATAACAGCGGGTCAAGGCTTAACATGCCGATTTTTCCGATGAAGGTATAACTAAAGGCGCGTGGATACCCTATAATGGTATTAATCGTGAAGTCGCCGTAATCGGTTTGGATACGCTCATATTTTGGATTGATTGCATCCGTCGCCGTAATCGCCTCAATGCTCAGTTTCTCCTTGCCTCCCATTGCACTAATGAGCAGAAAGGAAAACTCACCCTCACGCTGATAAATAGCGAGAATGGTTTCCTCCCCAAAATAGCCGGTGATCGTCTTGAGGTCGAGTTCAGCACCCATCTCGTATTCCCACAACTGCTTCTGATAGACCAGCTCCTTCCACCATCGCTCCTTTTTAATCTCAGCGAGAATCGGCATCTTAGCCGTTTGTTTTCCGAATTCACTACGATTGAAAGTTTCCACCAAACCTTTCAACTCCTTGAGCGTCAGATAACAGATTGGAGATTTCGGGAGTAGTGTGATAAGATGCTGTTCCGGTTCCCACAACGCGCGCTGGTGATAGATAATGGATAGCAAAATGATAACCCCAATAAGAATGATTAGAGAAATAAAAATGATTTTTTTAGATTTGTTTAGAGGCATCGGCTTTTGAGACCTTTGTCGTGATAGGGAGATTTCCGTGAGTGGTAAGTTTTACTAAATAGGACCAAAAATCCGTGTTCGCAATTTCTGCTGCAGCTTCACCTTTACTGTTATTCGATTATACCACATTTCGTTGTCAGTAAACAACTTAATCGATGACAGTGTTCAGCAGGTTCACAGAATATACCCATAGTTTACCCAGCAGCAAACAAAAAAACAGGTTGTCTGAAACTGAAAAACAGTGTAAAATAGTAACGCTATTTCTTGAAAGAGGGTGAACAACGTTCCAACCAAAGATCTCAAAATTCGGCCATTCACTATTTTCCTTATCTGCGTGTTAGTGCCTGCCAACTGTTGGTGGGTGTCTGCCTCTATCATCCGTGGCGGTGGGAGTCCAACGCAGGTTTCGCTTTTCTACAATGCCGTTATCACCATTTTAATCTTATTAGGTATCGGGTTTCTCTTACGTCGGTTGCATCACGCATTTGCGCTTAACCGCGCTGAATTGCTCGTTATCTACACCTGCATCTCAGTAGGTGCCGGGCTTGCAGGGGTTGACCGATTCCTCGTGCTCATGCCGATTATCGGGCATGCGCACTGGTTTGCGACCCCAGAAAACGACTGGGCGAACCTGTTCCATCTGCACGTTCCACAATGGTTAGCAGTTAGCGATAAGCGCGTGCTTGACGGGTATTACAACGGATTTGCGAGTATCTACGAATCGCGTTACTTAACCGCGTGGCTACCCGCAATCTTTTGGTGGACGCTTTTCTTAGTTGCTGTCCACCTCGTGATGCTCTGCCTCAGTCTAATCTTTCGGAAGCAGTGGGTTGAATCGGAACGACTCAGTTACCCTATCATCCAGCTGCCGTTCGAGATGACGACCCGCAGTCGTAACTTCTTCCGCTCGCCGTGGATGTGGCTTGGGCTTTCGATTGGGGTCACAATTGATATTATCAATGGGTTGAACTTCCTGTTTCCTGCCGTTCCAAGCCTTGGCGGGAAATTGTACGATCTGCGTAGGATTTTCACAGAGCGTCCGTGGAGCGGTATCGGTTGGAGTCCGCTTGGTGTTTTCCCTTTCGGTGTTGGGCTTTCGTTCTTTATACCCTTAGACCTCTCCTTCTCATGCTGGGCATTCTGGTTGATATGGCGAGCAGAACGCCTGTTAGGTGTTATTGCGGGGTGGCGTGGACTGCCGCGGTTTCCCTACGAAGCAGAACAATCACACGGTGCATATTTAGGGCTTTGCGTCGTCGCTATCTGGATGAGCAGACGCTATCTGAAAGGGATCGCCCACCAACTCATCTCCCCAAAATCAGGCGAACCGATTTCATATCGCCTGATTGTTCTCGGTTTCCTTAGCGGAGCGGTGTTCATCGTCGGATTTTGTCTGAAGATGGGGATGAGTTTTTGGATCATCATTGTTTACTTCGCGATCTGGTTCGCGATTGCAATGGCGATTACGCGTCTGCGTGCAGAACTCGGTTCGCCGGTGCACGATCTGCATTTCATCGGACCCGACGAAATGTTGCCGAGGTTGTTAGGTATTCGCCGATTGGGTTCAGTGAACTTAACGGGGTTTGCCTATCTTTACTGCTTGAACCGGGCACACCGTTCACATGCGATGCCACACCAACTTGAAGGCTTTAAATTGGCTGAAGGTGCCAACATCCCACTGCGAAAGTTTGCCGTCCTCATGATGTTGGCTTCCGCCCTGGGCGCGCTCGGTTCGTTTTGGGCATATTTGTCCATGTATTATGCAGAAGGCGGTTTCGCCGGATTCGGACGCGAATCCTTTAATCGGTTGGAAACATGGCTCACCTACGCCGCGCCGCCGGATGTGCCAGCAATCGGTTTCGCATCGTTCGGATTCGTCCTGACGCTACTCCTTGCTGCAATGCGGATGCGATTCATCTGGTGGAATCTACACCCTGTCGGTTATGCTATCTCTGGGAGCTGGGCGATTAATCCAATGGTAGGTTCAATCTTTGTGGGATGGCTGCTCAAATGGCTCGTGTTGAAATACGGTGGACTCCACTTGCACCGGAAAGCGGTTCCATTTTTCCTCGGCATTGTGCTCGGTGAGTTCGTGATTGGTTCGTTCTGGAGCCTCCTCGCCGTGGCACTCGACCAACCGATGTATCGTTTTCTCTTTTAGTGGTTATCGGTTATCAGCGGTCAGCAGGTGGAAAGAAAAGGCTGTGGAAATTATCAGTGTTTCGCATGCCACATACCGACAGCCAATATTGTCGGGAATCGGAGTTCCCTCCTACAAACAGCCGTCAGTGGTCAAGGATCAGATAAGAACGGGCAATGAATTGCCCTACTACAAACAAAAAGAGTCGGGAATCGGCGTACCTCCTACGGGAAAACTGAATGTCCCTGACCATTTGTAAAAAGGCGTTGCTATTTTTTCTCTTTATGGTATAATATTAAAAACGCGACACCTTGGAAGAAAACAATTGGAACTACAGCAGAAAGCGGAAATTATATCAGACGCACTCGAGGTGTTATTCGGTGTGCCGACTCGCGACGGGGCAGAAAACGTGCTGGAAAGTCTCATCCTAACAATCCTGTCGCAAAATACGACAGATGTCAGCCGCGACAAAGGCTATGTTCGGCTCAAAGAACGATTCCCGACATGGGAGGATGTGCTGCACGCCGATGTTAAGGCGATAGAGGCAGCGATAAGGATCGTCGGACTGGGAGAACAGAAAAGCAACACTATCAAAAATTTCCTCACATGGCTCCAAGCCGAACACGGCGAACTCTCATTGGAATTCATGCACAATATGGAAACGGAGGAAGCATTAGAATTCCTGTGTCAACACAAAGGCATCGGTATCAAAACGGCTTCCGTTACACTCTCCTTCGCGTGCGGTCGGGAGGTCTTCCCAGTTGATACGCACATCCTGCGCATCTCCAAACGTCTCGGACTGATTCCACCGAATTGCAGCGCGGAAAAGGCACATCAACTGTTACCACCGATTGTGCCGGAGGGAAAGGCGTATCCATTCCATATAAACCTGATTTATTTCGGTAGACAAATTTGTGATGCCCGAAAGCCGTTATGCGAACGGTGTCCATTGACGCAGCACTGCCTTTACTTTAAAGATAACTTGCAGACTTAGGGAGTACTTCCCTGTATGGGAGGGAAAATATGTTTAATTGGAGAAACTTGTCATGGAAACATCTGTTTGTGGTGTTGTTGGTATTACACATCCTTCCCGTCTGGATCTTTGCCTATTTCCCTTCGCAAGACGGTGTTAGCCACGTCTACAATGGATTGGTGCTGAAAGAGTATGCAAAACACGAAAACTATAAGATGCGGGATGCGTGGGAGTTGAATATTACCGTTTTCCCGAACTGGTTATCCCATATTTCACTCGCAGCACTCCTCTACATATTCCCACCCGTTATTGCGGAGAAGGTCTTTCTCACAATTGCGATAGGCATGGTCCCGTTCGCTTTCCTCTATTTCATCAGTGCTGTCCACAAAGGTCAAAATGAGAAATTTGTATACGCGTGGCTCGGTTTTCCGTTTGCCCTCAATTATCTGCTTTACATGGGTTTCTACAACTTCCAATTGAGCATCTCGTTTTTTTTCTTTAGTTTCGGATTCTGGTGGAAACATAAGGATGATGTCCAAGTAAAGCATCTCATTGGGCTTTATGTGTTGTTACTGCTGACTTATCTGTCGCACATTGCCTCTTACGGTCTTGTCATGTTGGGTATCTCTATAGCAGGCGGATGCTTGTCGGGGGCACCGGCGATAGCCGAAGCATGGCGAGCACGCGGTGAAGGATTCATTGCGGTGTGTCGAAAATTTGTCGTTAGCCTCAAGCCGCTTTTTCGCTTCTTCCTCTATATGGTGCCGATGTATTTTGTGCTAATAGAGTACTACCTACAGAGTATAAAACGACATCCACAAGGAAACCATCGCGGCATGGAGTGGATTTGGGATTACTTTTTGGGCGTTAAATCAATCGTATATTTCACGGATTGGCATGTTCCTGTCAACCGTTTTCTCCTCGCGGTGTTAGCAATAGCAATTGTTATCTCCATCGGCTACCGAATTTACCGAAAGGAGTGGGTGAAACAGACGGATGTTTTCTTGCTCATCGCATTCCTGTTTACCTATATGTTCATCAGAGCACCGTGGAGTTATGGACCCGGTGGTTGGATCAATGACAGGATCCATCTTTATATTCTTCTGATGTTGGCAGCATGGTTAATTCCGAATATGGGTAAACTCCCTCGCTACGTTATCACAGCTTGTCTCATCCTTTTCAGTTTAGTTCACTGCGGCAGGACTGCCTACGACCACGGACGCATTTCCCCAGAGATTGCCGAACTTCTATCCGGAACACACTTGATAGAACCACACACAAATTTTAGGCACCGCAGTACAGGTTGGCATAAATCGGTCGCTCAGTTTGAACATTACAATTCGGGTTCAAAGAAATGGGAGCTCAAGAATCAAGTCAAATACGTGACACCCTTTGTGCACTCCACAGCCTTTTACGGTGTATATGCGAAGGACGTGGGACATCTCGAAAATTACGAGGCAGCCTATTACTACTTCCCTGTGAACCGAAAAAACGCGAGTGCTACCATAGACTATTTCGTGGCGTGGTACCCACCGGATACGGAGGCGTTCCGTAGGGAAACCGCCAATTATGAAATTATTCACGAAACAGAACACCTTCAAATCTATAGAAAAAAGCGGGAACCGGGACCGATGCTCGATTTGTGGGATAAAACAGAAGCAGGCAATCTGATAATCCGCTTCGACATGCAACCCAACAACGCTGAAATCGCGCCGAACCATCACGCTATCGGACCCAATACAGTATACGAAAGTGGTAAATTCGGGTGGGATACGCTCGCGCCCCATGAAGCATACCGCGGAAACAGGAGTAAGACTGAACTCGCGCAGGATGCTGTTTGGAGTAAGGAGGACGCTGCTTTCAAACTTGATTTGCCCAACGGAAACTATCGTGTAACCAACACCTTCTCAGCAGCAGGCAATGCTAAGCATACAGTCAACCTATTAGCAAACGGAACACCAGTGCTCAAAGGACTCACTGTAACAAAAGAAGTTGAAGTGCATCAGCACACCTATACCGTCGAAGTTACCGATGGTTACCTCACCCAAGTCATTTTCACCCCCAAAGATCGGGTAAAGA
Protein-coding regions in this window:
- a CDS encoding endonuclease III; translation: MELQQKAEIISDALEVLFGVPTRDGAENVLESLILTILSQNTTDVSRDKGYVRLKERFPTWEDVLHADVKAIEAAIRIVGLGEQKSNTIKNFLTWLQAEHGELSLEFMHNMETEEALEFLCQHKGIGIKTASVTLSFACGREVFPVDTHILRISKRLGLIPPNCSAEKAHQLLPPIVPEGKAYPFHINLIYFGRQICDARKPLCERCPLTQHCLYFKDNLQT